The DNA window TGCAGGCGTTGCGCGAGCATGGCCGGGGGCGTCTGATCTGCGTGTTCGGTTGCGGCGGGGACCGTGATGCGGGCAAGCGTCCGTTGATGGGCGCGGCAGCCGAGGCCTGGGCCGACCAGCTTGTGGTTACCGATGACAATCCGCGCAACGAAGACGGTGAGCAGATTGTCGGGCAGATCCTGCAGGGGGTGACTGACCCCTGCGCGGCGACAGTGATCCGCGATCGTGCCGCTGCCATTGCCTGGGCACTGGCACAGGCCGGTGCCGAGGACATGGTGCTGGTGGCCGGCAAAGGCCATGAGACCTATCAGGAAGGCCGTCAGGGCCGGATTCCATTTGATGATTTTGCCGTGGCCAGCACGGCGTTGGAGCAGTACGCATGATGCGCTTGAGTGCCGTTGCCTTGTGGACCCGGGGGCGCCTGACCGGCGCCGATGCCGAGGTGACCGGGGTGACGATTGATACCCGTTCGATCCAGCCCGGCAATCTGTTTGTCGCGATCAAGGGCGAGCGTGTCGACGGTCACGATTTTCTGGCGGCGGCCAAGGCCAGCGGTGCGGTTGGCGCGCTGGTGACCCGGCCGGTGGCTGTGGATCTGCCGCAGGTTCTCGTCGACGACGCGACCTTGGCCCTGGGTGATCTGGCCAGTTCGGTCCGTGCCCAGAGCAATGTGCAAGTGGTGGGCATCACCGGCTCCAATGGCAAGACTACGGTCAAGTCGCTGGTCGCGGCCATTCTTGCGCTGCAAGGCCGTACCCATGTCAACTCGGGCAATTACAACAATGAGCTTGGCCTGCCGCTGACTCTGCTGGCGATGCCTCAGGACTGCGAATATGCGGTTCTGGAAATGGGGGCCGGCAAGCCTGGTGATATCGATTATCTGGCCGCCATCGCGCGCCCCACGGTGGCGCTGGTCAACAATATCGCACCGGCCCATCTGGCCCGCATGGGCACCCTGGAAGGCGTGGCCGAGACCAAGGGCGCGATCTACCAGCATCTGCCGGCCGACGGGGTGGCGGTGATCAATGCCGACGAGCCGTTCGCGCGTTTTTTCCTGGGTCTGGCCGGCAGCCGCCGCCAGTTGAGTTTCGGTCTGGAGCAGAAGGCTGATGTGACCGCGACGGCCATCGAACTGCATGCCAGTGGCAGCCGTTTCCAGCTGCATCTGGGCGACGAGTCCATGGCCATCGAACTGCCGCTGCCGGGTCGTCACAATGTCGCCAATGCGCTGGCTGCAGCGGCCGTGACGGCGGCCCTGGGCGTTCCGCTGGCGCGGATCGCTCAAGGGCTGGCACAGGCGCCGGCGGTGGCCGGCCGGTTGCGCCGACAGTCCTTGGCCGATGGCGCGGTGCTGATCGATGACAGCTACAACGCCAATCCCGGCTCGGTACGTGCTGCCATCGACACTCTGGCGGCCCAGCCGGGCCGGCGCTGGCTGGTGCTTGGCGACATGGCTGAACTGGGACCGGCCGGCAAGGCCTTGCATGCCGAGGTAGGGCGTCAGGCCCGCGTCGCCGGCATCGATGCTTTGTTCAGTGTCGGCCCGCTGGCCGCCGAAGCCAGTGCCGCCTTCGGGGCGGGGGCTCAGGCCTTCACCGATCAGGCCGCTTTGCTGGCGGCGCTGCAGTCCGGACTGCAGCCCGGCATCGTCTGCCTGGTCAAGGGCTCGCGCTCGGCCGGCATGGACCGGATCGTCAGCGCGCTGAGCGGCAGCAAGGAGGTCAGTCATGCTGTATGAACTGGCGACCTGGCTGGAACCGCATTTCAGCAGCCTGCATCTGTTCCAGTACATCACGTTTCGCGCGATCATGGCCGCGCTGACCGCCTTGAGCATGTCCCTGCTCAGCGGTCCCTGGCTGATTGCCCGGCTGGCGGCCCTGAAGGCCGGTCAGGTGGTGCGCAAGGACGGTCCGCAGACCCATCTGGTCAAGGCCGGCACGCCGACCATGGGCGGGGTCCTGATTCTGCTGGCGATCACGGTGTCCACTTTGTTGTGGGCGGATCTGCACAATCGCTATGTCTGGATCGTGCTGGCCGTGCTGCTCAGTTTCGGCGTGATCGGCTTCTATGACGATTACAAAAAGCTGGTGCTGAAGGACAGCCGTGGCCTGGCTTCGCGCTGGAAGTATTTCTGGCAGTCGGTTTTCGGCCTGTTCGCGGCCGTGGTGCTGTATCTCGGGGCTCCCCACGGGCCTGCACCGGTACCGGAGACGGCACTGTTCCTGCCCTTGTTCAAGCAGGTGGTGATTCCGCTGGGCATCGGTTTCGTGGTGCTTGCCTATTTCATGATCGTGGGGTTCTCCAACGCGGTGAATCTGACCGATGGTCTGGATGGTCTGGCGACCATGCCCAGCGTGCTGGTCGCCGGCGCCCTCGGTGTGTTCGCCTATCTGGCCGGCAACCGGGTGTTTTCCGAATACCTGGGGATTCCTTCGATTCCGGGCGCGGGTGAACTGGCGATCTTCTGCGGGGCGATGGCGGGTGCCGGCCTCGGTTTTCTGTGGTTCAACACCTATCCGGCCCAGGTCTTCATGGGCGATGTCGGTGCGTTGGCGCTGGGGGCGGCCTTGGGCTGCGTGGCCGTGATCGTGCGTCAGGAGATCGTTCTGCTGATCATGGGCGGCGTGTTCGTGATGGAAACCGCCTCGGTGATGCTGCAGGTCGCCAGCTTCAAGCTGACCGGCAAGCGCATCTTCCGGATGGCGCCCATCCATCACCATTTCGAACTCAAGGGCTGGCCTGAGCCTCGGGTCATTGTCCGTTTCTGGATCATCAGCGTGGTGCTGGTGCTGATCGGTCTTGCGACCCTGAAGGTGCGCTGATGCCGATGTCGGAAAACTCGCAGACCAGACGTCACGAAGGTCCCCGCGGTCGGGTGGACCTGCTGCTGCTGCTCGGGCTGCTGGGTCTGATCAGTCTGGGGGTGGTGATGATCGCTTCCAGCTCGATCGCGGTCGCCGACAGCCAGCATCATCAGCCCTTCTATTTTCTGAAACGGCATCTGATCTTCCTCAGTCTGGGCTTCGCCGCCGCCGCGGTGGCGCTGAAGACCGAGCTGCGCTGGTTGGAACAGCGGGCCGGCCTGCTGCTGATCTGTGCCGTGCTGATGCTGCTGGCGGTCTTCGTGCCGCATTTCGGCATGCGTATCAACGGCGCCCGCCGCTGGCTCAATCTGGGTTTCACCAGCTTCCAGCCGGTCGAAGCGGTCAAGCTGATCCTGGTGCTGTACATGTCCAGTTATCTGGTGCGCCATCGCGAAAGCATCGAGACCCGGTTGTGGGGACTGCTGCGTCCGCTGCTGGTGGCCGGCATGCTGGTCGCCCTGCTGCTGGCCCAGCCTGACTTCGGATCGGCCACCTTGGTGATCGGCGTGACGATCGGTCTGGTCTGGCTGGGCGGTGCGCGGCCCTTCTTCCTGTTTCTGATGGGGCTTCCGCTGATGCCGGCGCTGGTGATCGCGGCGACCAGCGAGAGCTATCGCGTCAAGCGGCTGACCTCGTTCATGGATCCCTGGAAGGATCCCTTCAACGACGGCTTCCAGCTGACCCAGTCACTGATGGCGGTGGGGCGGGGCAGCTGGGACGGGGTCGGGCTGGGTTCAAGCATTCTCAAATTGTCCTATCTGCCTGAGGCCCATACCGATTTCATCCTGGCGGTGATCGGCGAGGAGCTGGGGCTGGCCGGCATCGTGCTGGTGCTGGGCCTGTTCGGACTGGTGCTCTGGCGTGGCTTCACGATGGGCTTGCGCGGGGTTGAGATCGGCCAGCGCTATGCCGCCTATGTGGCTTTCGGTGTGTCGCTGATGCTGGGCCTGCAGGTGACGGTCTCGGTGGGCGTGAACCTGGGGGCCTTGCCGACCAAGGGTCTGACCTTGCCGATGATCAGCTATGGCGGCTCCTCAATGGTGCTGACCTGTGCCATGGTCGGGGTGCTGTTGCGCGCCACCTTTGAAATCAACCGGGCCCTGGATGCGCGGCGCAGCAACAGCCGTTATCTGGAAGCTCTGGCCGCCGCCGCCCAGGCGCCTGCGCCGACGACCACGAGGGCGGCCGCATGAGCGCGCGCGGCAAGGGGCCGGTTCTGATCATGGCCGGTGGTACCGGCGGCCATATTTTCCCCGGACTGGCGGTGGCCGAACAGCTGCGCGCCCGCGGCATCGAGGTGGTCTGGCTGGGCGCTGCCGGCGGCATGGAAACCCGGGTGGTGCCCGAGCACGGCATCACGCTGCATGCGGTTCCGGTCGGCGGCCTGCGTGGCAAGGGCTGGGCGACGCGTCTGCGCGCGCCATGGATGCTGCTGCGGGCCGGGCTGGTCTCTTTTGCCTTGATCCGCCGCGTGAAACCGACGGCGGTACTGTCAATGGGCGGTTATGTCGCCGGCCCCGGCGGGGTCGCGGCCTGGCTGCTGCGGCGGCCGCTGCTGATTCACGAGCAGAACGGCATTGCCGGCGTGACCAATCGCCTGCTGGCGAAACTGGCCCGGCGAGTGCTGACCGGTTTCCCCCAGGTCCTCAAGGGGGCTGAATGGGTGGGCAATCCGGTCCGTGCCGCCATCGCGGCATTGCCCGAGCCCGCCGAGCGGATGGCCGCCCAGCCGCTGCCGGCGCGGTTGCTGGTGCTGGGGGGCAGCCTGGGCGCGCGCGCCTTGAACAACTTGTTGCCACAGGCACTGGCCTTGCTGCCGGCGGCGCAGCGGCCGCAGGTGCTGCACCAGGCCGGACGCAACGGATTCGAGGCGGCGGTGCAAGCCTATGCCGAAGCCGGCGTGCGGGCCGATGTGCGACCGTTTCTTGATGATATGGCCGCCAGCTACGGTTGGGCCGATCTGGCCGTGTGCCGGGCCGGTGCCCTGACCATTGCCGAGCTGACGGCCGCGGGGCTGGGCTCGATTCTGGTGCCGTTCCCCTATGCGGTGGACGATCACCAGACGCGCAATGGCAGCACCCTGGTCGAGGCCGGCGCGGCCGAGTTGGTCCAGGAACGTGATTTGACCCCTGAATGGCTGGCTGCCCGCCTCGGCGAGCTGCTGGCTGATCCTTCCCGCCTGCGCGCGATGGCAGTTGCCGCACGCAGTCTGGCCAAACCGGCCGCGGCCAAGCGTATTGCCGATGTATGTATGGAGGTGGCCGCATGACGCCATTGCGTGTCCTCGGTCATGAGGAATTGATGAGCACCTTCAAACGGGTGCATTTCATCGGGATCGGTGGTGTCGGCATGAGCGGCATCGCGGAAGTCCTGTTCAATCTGGGTTATGCCGTCTCGGGCTCCGACCGGGCCGAGTCGGCGACTTCGCTGCGTCTGCGTGCGTTGGGCATGACCGTGCATATCGGCCATGCCGCCGAGC is part of the Frateuria aurantia DSM 6220 genome and encodes:
- a CDS encoding UDP-N-acetylmuramoyl-tripeptide--D-alanyl-D-alanine ligase; translation: MMRLSAVALWTRGRLTGADAEVTGVTIDTRSIQPGNLFVAIKGERVDGHDFLAAAKASGAVGALVTRPVAVDLPQVLVDDATLALGDLASSVRAQSNVQVVGITGSNGKTTVKSLVAAILALQGRTHVNSGNYNNELGLPLTLLAMPQDCEYAVLEMGAGKPGDIDYLAAIARPTVALVNNIAPAHLARMGTLEGVAETKGAIYQHLPADGVAVINADEPFARFFLGLAGSRRQLSFGLEQKADVTATAIELHASGSRFQLHLGDESMAIELPLPGRHNVANALAAAAVTAALGVPLARIAQGLAQAPAVAGRLRRQSLADGAVLIDDSYNANPGSVRAAIDTLAAQPGRRWLVLGDMAELGPAGKALHAEVGRQARVAGIDALFSVGPLAAEASAAFGAGAQAFTDQAALLAALQSGLQPGIVCLVKGSRSAGMDRIVSALSGSKEVSHAV
- the ftsW gene encoding putative lipid II flippase FtsW; amino-acid sequence: MPMSENSQTRRHEGPRGRVDLLLLLGLLGLISLGVVMIASSSIAVADSQHHQPFYFLKRHLIFLSLGFAAAAVALKTELRWLEQRAGLLLICAVLMLLAVFVPHFGMRINGARRWLNLGFTSFQPVEAVKLILVLYMSSYLVRHRESIETRLWGLLRPLLVAGMLVALLLAQPDFGSATLVIGVTIGLVWLGGARPFFLFLMGLPLMPALVIAATSESYRVKRLTSFMDPWKDPFNDGFQLTQSLMAVGRGSWDGVGLGSSILKLSYLPEAHTDFILAVIGEELGLAGIVLVLGLFGLVLWRGFTMGLRGVEIGQRYAAYVAFGVSLMLGLQVTVSVGVNLGALPTKGLTLPMISYGGSSMVLTCAMVGVLLRATFEINRALDARRSNSRYLEALAAAAQAPAPTTTRAAA
- the murG gene encoding undecaprenyldiphospho-muramoylpentapeptide beta-N-acetylglucosaminyltransferase; this encodes MSARGKGPVLIMAGGTGGHIFPGLAVAEQLRARGIEVVWLGAAGGMETRVVPEHGITLHAVPVGGLRGKGWATRLRAPWMLLRAGLVSFALIRRVKPTAVLSMGGYVAGPGGVAAWLLRRPLLIHEQNGIAGVTNRLLAKLARRVLTGFPQVLKGAEWVGNPVRAAIAALPEPAERMAAQPLPARLLVLGGSLGARALNNLLPQALALLPAAQRPQVLHQAGRNGFEAAVQAYAEAGVRADVRPFLDDMAASYGWADLAVCRAGALTIAELTAAGLGSILVPFPYAVDDHQTRNGSTLVEAGAAELVQERDLTPEWLAARLGELLADPSRLRAMAVAARSLAKPAAAKRIADVCMEVAA
- the mraY gene encoding phospho-N-acetylmuramoyl-pentapeptide-transferase, with amino-acid sequence MLYELATWLEPHFSSLHLFQYITFRAIMAALTALSMSLLSGPWLIARLAALKAGQVVRKDGPQTHLVKAGTPTMGGVLILLAITVSTLLWADLHNRYVWIVLAVLLSFGVIGFYDDYKKLVLKDSRGLASRWKYFWQSVFGLFAAVVLYLGAPHGPAPVPETALFLPLFKQVVIPLGIGFVVLAYFMIVGFSNAVNLTDGLDGLATMPSVLVAGALGVFAYLAGNRVFSEYLGIPSIPGAGELAIFCGAMAGAGLGFLWFNTYPAQVFMGDVGALALGAALGCVAVIVRQEIVLLIMGGVFVMETASVMLQVASFKLTGKRIFRMAPIHHHFELKGWPEPRVIVRFWIISVVLVLIGLATLKVR